One window of Methanogenium organophilum genomic DNA carries:
- a CDS encoding amidohydrolase — protein sequence MTENTDSYEQNRTKFIQNALIDGKKQNIYIDESGIIRSVGTDIGKEFRSEAECIIDASGMVAIPGLVNTHTHAAMSLLRGYADDMHLQEWLSEKIWPLEAHLTGEDVYWGTKLASLEMIRSGTTSFNDMYFFMKDAARAVDESGIRATFCHGFIDFDSPEKRENEIAATKDLVSHIKSLQNPRLKAAVGPHAPYTVSREGLEWCAEFSETEDIMLHIHLSETEGEVEGCIEKHGMRPAAFLDSCGCLSEHTLAAHCCWLDDDECRLLGSRNVSVSHNPSSNMKLAVKRALPYQALKDAGVNITLGTDGCSSNNNLDMFEEMKFAALLQKFFWNSDTLLPADEAFSMATSNGAKALGVSTGTIQEGLPADIVLIDTATPSMVPMHNCVSNIVYSCSGGAVDTVICDGRILMSDKTIPGEAEILGKAQEIASQLVERANNPQ from the coding sequence ATGACAGAAAATACCGATAGTTACGAACAAAACAGAACAAAATTCATTCAAAATGCACTTATCGATGGAAAAAAGCAAAACATCTATATTGATGAATCCGGCATTATCCGGTCTGTTGGCACAGATATCGGGAAGGAATTCCGCAGCGAGGCAGAATGCATCATCGATGCCTCCGGCATGGTTGCAATCCCGGGGCTCGTAAATACCCACACCCATGCAGCAATGAGCCTTCTGCGCGGATATGCAGACGATATGCACCTTCAGGAGTGGCTATCAGAGAAGATCTGGCCGCTTGAAGCGCATCTGACCGGAGAAGACGTCTACTGGGGAACAAAACTTGCATCCCTTGAGATGATTCGTTCCGGTACCACTTCGTTCAATGACATGTACTTCTTCATGAAAGATGCAGCACGTGCCGTAGATGAATCAGGAATCCGCGCAACATTCTGTCATGGGTTTATCGATTTTGACAGCCCGGAAAAACGCGAGAATGAGATCGCCGCAACCAAAGACCTCGTCAGCCATATCAAGTCTCTTCAAAACCCACGCCTAAAGGCTGCCGTCGGCCCACACGCACCATATACTGTATCGCGTGAAGGCCTTGAGTGGTGCGCTGAATTTTCGGAAACAGAGGATATCATGCTCCACATTCACCTCAGTGAAACAGAAGGTGAAGTTGAAGGCTGCATAGAAAAACATGGAATGCGTCCAGCTGCCTTCCTTGATTCATGCGGATGTCTCTCAGAGCACACACTTGCGGCGCATTGCTGCTGGCTTGACGATGATGAGTGCAGACTGCTTGGCAGCCGGAATGTGAGTGTTTCACACAATCCGTCCTCAAATATGAAACTGGCGGTAAAGAGAGCACTCCCGTATCAGGCGCTCAAGGACGCAGGAGTAAATATCACCCTCGGGACAGACGGATGTTCTTCTAACAACAATCTGGACATGTTCGAAGAGATGAAATTCGCAGCACTGCTTCAGAAATTTTTCTGGAACAGCGACACCCTGCTTCCGGCAGATGAAGCATTCTCAATGGCTACATCAAACGGTGCAAAAGCTTTGGGCGTATCAACCGGGACTATTCAGGAAGGGCTTCCCGCTGACATTGTGCTTATTGACACTGCAACACCTTCGATGGTTCCTATGCACAACTGTGTCTCAAACATCGTGTATTCCTGCAGTGGCGGAGCGGTTGATACGGTCATCTGTGACGGCAGAATATTGATGTCCGATAAAACTATCCCCGGAGAGGCAGAGATTCTTGGAAAAGCTCAGGAAATCGCGTCACAACTGGTTGAGCGTGCAAATAATCCACAATAA
- a CDS encoding adenine nucleotide alpha hydrolase family protein, translated as MIRCSNCLLPETNPNISFDSEGICNYCHNHKKIEYLGEEKLKELLANYRGKGKPYDCVIGLSGGRDSSFTLLKMVKDYDMKVLAVNYENPFTDKQAKENIDNAIDILGVDIVRFKLSNQVHEKTFKNNFLTWFKKPDPALIPIVCVGCKVFYKYILQSARKYDVPCIITGGNPLENTEFKNELLNITDDKLENQFMKCISGVLTKSASNLGYYHPQCIHPMIVGYLFGHPHAIGSRIYGKNISRIDMFSYIEWNEEEVLSRIRSEINWKHPEKLNSTWRFDCKVAHLKDLMYLYTLKMTERDDLYSQMIREGLISRDDGLKWLENENKIYFDEIEEIFDMVGISDKSIITQMAENVESYFNT; from the coding sequence ATGATAAGGTGTTCTAATTGTCTTTTACCTGAAACGAATCCGAATATTTCATTTGATAGTGAAGGGATTTGTAATTATTGTCACAATCACAAAAAGATTGAATATTTGGGGGAAGAAAAATTAAAAGAATTATTGGCAAATTATCGAGGGAAAGGGAAGCCATATGACTGTGTTATTGGGTTAAGTGGAGGAAGGGACAGTTCTTTTACCTTATTAAAAATGGTAAAAGATTATGATATGAAGGTTCTTGCCGTAAATTATGAGAACCCTTTCACTGATAAGCAGGCGAAAGAAAATATAGATAATGCAATAGATATATTGGGCGTTGATATTGTACGATTCAAATTAAGCAACCAAGTACATGAAAAAACATTTAAAAATAATTTTTTAACCTGGTTCAAAAAACCAGATCCTGCGTTAATTCCTATCGTTTGTGTTGGGTGTAAGGTTTTTTACAAATATATTCTTCAATCTGCCAGAAAGTATGATGTTCCATGTATAATAACGGGAGGAAATCCTTTGGAAAATACCGAATTTAAGAATGAATTGTTGAATATAACTGATGATAAGTTAGAGAATCAGTTTATGAAATGTATTTCTGGTGTTTTGACAAAATCTGCTTCAAATTTGGGTTATTACCATCCACAATGCATTCATCCTATGATAGTTGGGTATCTATTTGGTCACCCTCATGCTATTGGTTCAAGAATATATGGAAAAAATATATCCCGAATTGATATGTTTTCCTATATTGAATGGAATGAGGAAGAAGTATTATCGAGAATCCGTTCGGAGATTAATTGGAAGCATCCAGAAAAATTGAATTCAACCTGGCGGTTTGATTGTAAGGTTGCACATCTTAAAGATTTGATGTATTTATATACACTGAAGATGACTGAACGTGATGATTTGTATTCTCAAATGATTCGTGAAGGACTAATTTCTCGTGATGATGGTCTAAAATGGCTGGAAAATGAAAATAAAATATACTTCGATGAAATTGAGGAGATCTTTGATATGGTTGGTATCAGCGATAAATCAATTATAACCCAAATGGCAGAAAATGTCGAATCGTATTTTAATACATAA